AAGATCACCATCTCGATGCTCACGGGATCCTTGGTCTCGTGGGGGCTCATCTGGCCGTACATCCAGACGAAGGAGGGGGACTGGTACCCGCAGGGCCTCGACCGCGACAACATCAGCGGCATCAATGGCTACCGGGTGTTCATCGGGGTATCCATGATCCTCGCCGACGGCCTCCTACACATGCTCTGCATCCTGGTTCGGACGCTCTACGCCATGTACAAGAACCCGCAGCCGAGGCAGAGCAGCAACGGGCAGCCGTTCCGGTGCCTTAGCGTCGTCCTCGACCGGTCGGCGTCCAGCTTCGACGACCGCCGGAGGACGCAGGTGTTCCTCCGGGACCGGGTCCCCGCCACGGTGCCCGTCGTCGGGTACGTGGTCCTGTCGGTCATCTCCACCCTCGTCATACCGCAGCTCTACACCCAGCTGAGGTACCACCACGTGGCCTTCGCCTACATCATCGCGCCGGTGTTCGCCTTCTGCAACGCCTACGGCAACGGCATGACGGACATGAACATCGCGACCACCTACGGGAAGGTCTCAATACTCATCTTCAGCTCGTGGGTGGGGCTCAAGGACGGCGGCGTGGTGGCCGGGCTGGCCGCCTGCGCCATCATCGTGTCCAACGTGTCCACCGCGTCCGACCTGATGCAGGACCACAAGACGGGCTACATCACCCTCACCTCGCCGCACACCATCACCATCTGCCAGGTCGCCGGCACGGCGCTCGGCTGCGTGGTGAACCCCGTCATCTTCTCCATCTTCTACAGCGTGTACAACAGCGGCGCCCACGACGACAGCAACAGCATCGGCCCGTACGCCAAGGTGTACCGGGGGATCGCCATGCTCGCCATGACCGAGAAAAAGGGGCTGCCCAAGCACACCATGCTGCTCTGCAAGGTCTTCCTGGCGCTGGCGCTGTCCATCAGCGTGCTCCGGGAGGTGTCCACGCACAAGAGGTGGCGCGTCCTGAGGTACATCCCGAGCACCATCGGCATGGCAGTGGCCTTCTTCGTGCCGCCCACGATCCCCGTGGGCATGGCGCTGGGCAGCGCCGTGATCTACCTGTGGGGAAGGTCCGACCGCGACGACATGCGGCTCATGTCGCCGGCGGCGGCGTGCGGGCTGATCTGCGGGGACGGGTTCGGGTCGCTGCTGTCGTCGGCGCT
This region of Triticum aestivum cultivar Chinese Spring chromosome 2D, IWGSC CS RefSeq v2.1, whole genome shotgun sequence genomic DNA includes:
- the LOC123054342 gene encoding probable metal-nicotianamine transporter YSL17 is translated as MEPSTPPAATHDLWGMEDEQPSTERVFEGESVPSRSETITVRSVAVSIVLGCTLSVVAMKLALTSGFAPSLAMPAGLLGFFIPRLWMQLMDSCEASQLPFTRQENTVIQTCVVACTSIAYSGGFGTYILAMSKHSAEGGVGSDGLNVEEPDIGRMIVFLLLTSFAGILAIMPFRDSLIVHRRLTFPSGTATAHLINTMHTPQGAKQAGQQLAMLLKTLFGTVAWSIFEWFFAGRSGCGFQAFPVFGLGAFRRGFYYDFSMTNVGVGMFCPYKITISMLTGSLVSWGLIWPYIQTKEGDWYPQGLDRDNISGINGYRVFIGVSMILADGLLHMLCILVRTLYAMYKNPQPRQSSNGQPFRCLSVVLDRSASSFDDRRRTQVFLRDRVPATVPVVGYVVLSVISTLVIPQLYTQLRYHHVAFAYIIAPVFAFCNAYGNGMTDMNIATTYGKVSILIFSSWVGLKDGGVVAGLAACAIIVSNVSTASDLMQDHKTGYITLTSPHTITICQVAGTALGCVVNPVIFSIFYSVYNSGAHDDSNSIGPYAKVYRGIAMLAMTEKKGLPKHTMLLCKVFLALALSISVLREVSTHKRWRVLRYIPSTIGMAVAFFVPPTIPVGMALGSAVIYLWGRSDRDDMRLMSPAAACGLICGDGFGSLLSSALTLLKATPPICIMFVARGVNQSLDAFLAAKGMPT